Within the Miscanthus floridulus cultivar M001 chromosome 17, ASM1932011v1, whole genome shotgun sequence genome, the region AGTTACCCCAatttgatgggactaactttgccaagtggaagcatatGATGAAGGCTTATCTTATTGGTCTCCATTCGGACATGTGGAATATTGTGTGTGTAGGTTTTCAAGATCCCATTGATCTAAAAAATCCCACAACAAGAGAGATTCGCATGATACATTGCAATGCTCAAGCTACTAGTGCTCTTCTAAGTGCATTAAGCCTAGAAGAGTATAACAAAGTGATTGGTTTGGAGATTGCTAAGGAGATTTGGGACACTCTTCACCTTGCATATGAAGGAGTTAGTAAGGTAAAGAAGTCAAAGATTGATCTATTGATGGCTTAACTCAATAGGTTTGTTATCAAGGATGGAGAAGGCcctcaagagatgtttgatataTTAAAGGTGATAgttggcaagattagaggcttggGGGATGACTTGGATGATCATCATGTTGTAAAAGTAGTTAGAAGCATTTGCACCAAGAAACCCAACACTTGTAACATTGATTAGAGAGAAGAAGAGGTTTGAAGAGTTCACCCCTAGTGATGTCCTTGGAAGAATACTCactcatgagctcatggagatggagatacaACAAAGGAAGAAGTTTGGAGAGCTAGAAGCAAAGATGGAGAACTTGAAGGTCAAGGAGGTAGCTCTCAAGGCAAACAAATCAAACAAGGCCTTCATCTCAAGCAAGCcaaaaagatcaagatcaaacaaGGTTGAGACGGTTGATTCAtcaagtgactcaagtgatgatgaagatgatgaaatgTCTTCTAGTGAGATTGGTGATGTTGCTTTGTTCATGAGTAAGTACAAGAAGGGGTTGAAAAGAGAAGGGTACAAGTTTTTGAAGAGAAGGTTCCCCAACAAGCAAAAGAGAAAGTGTTATAATTGTGGAAGCATGGAGCATTTCATTGCTGATTGTCCTTATGAGAACAAAGAGGacaagaaagacaagaagaagcactacaagaaagatgacaagacccAACACAAGAAGAAGAACTATTTGGGTCAAGCTCCTATTGGTCATGAATGGGATTCAAatgatgatagctcaagtgaagaagaaacaaagaaagttGCAACAATTGCTATCAAGAAGCATTCTTCTTCACCAAAACTCTTCACCAACTTGACCGATGATGAGAGGTCTAcactcttttgtctcattggCAAAGAAGAAAAGGTAAAACCTAAATCCAAGCCTAAACCCTCTCCTCCACCTAGTAATGAATCCAACATAGACTCTAGTGATGAATCTAGAGATGATCAATGTTTTCTTAaatggtaaacggtctttacacggtcgcccttcgtttagcatTTAAgatgtttacacggtgtttaaacaaagttaaacggtctaaatggttttgtactttaaaaaaatacatataattatatttgtgcatgtaaaaaatcaagtattctagcatttatacatatttatctgagtaaaaatcaattattttggtatgtatatatatttatgcatgtgaaaagaaccaaatatagatatttatgcatgtaatatatcaagtgtacacatttctaaatataataaacttaagtatacaaatttatcaatacaaaactgaactagatttacctcgtgttcgcctaaatggccgtttaaacaactgtttagcccatttaatgatgtttatctccgttccgtttaggccgttttcccattttttgaccatttaaacagtcaaccgtttaatttctatTTACCCcataaacaaaatagtttaccaccatTTACCGCTTACTGGCCGTTTAATCCGTTTAGGCCAACACTGGTGATGATGAAGTAAACAACTTGGTAAAATGGACAAAAAATCTAAGAACTTCATAGCCAAGGTGGTAGATGAATTAGAGAGAATTCAAGCTACTATTGCCAAACAAGAGAAACTCTATGTTACTTACAAGAAAGCTCTTGCATCGGAAAGAAGTGAGCTTGAGACTTTATGTTTGGAAGTTGACCAAGCGGAAAGTGTCATAGCTACCCTAAAGGATGATCTAAATACTCTTCAAGCAAAGAATAATGCCCTCAAGACAAGaaatgaggagcttgaagaacAATTTATCATCTTTTGGGATAAAACATCACATCCTACGAAGGCAAGTGAGATCTTTAATGCATCTACTTGCAAAGATTGTGATAGATGCTACAATGTTGATTTAGAAGCTTGTGCTACTAACCTTGCTAATATGGAAGCTATAAAGAAGGAAATTGCGAGACTCAACAATATCATAGCTAGTGGGTGCAAGGATGATGCAAGCAAGAAGCCCAAGTTCATTCAAGGGAGACATCCTTTCATCAAAGATGGTCTCAGCCACAAGAAGGGTGCCTAGACCGGTGAAAAGAAGATGGTGAATGGAGTGTCTTGCATTAGGTTCAAGAAGGAGACCATTGGTGAGGTGTAGTCTGAGCATAACACAGAGGCTTCGCGCATAAATGCAGAGGTTTCGTGCCTTGGAGGTTCCGTGCCAAAACATGGAGGTTTTGGGGTCTGGCAGAATAGTGGCACCAACAGAATTAAGGTGTCAGTGTAAAAATGTGTCGATGCGCCTAGCACACAGCAAGCTAgtaggatctgcttgatggagcaaggctggagatccgcttggcttcaacgcagggttagccgatcctacgaattcctctcgaggcatgctagtcaatttgatctacaattgacaaggagagaaagtttattagtaatttaaggtggaacatgccagttttgtatagacagttccaagtgtgccacttcgggaGCAGACAAACgggaaaaatcgactaaatagccgatacgtgaagaaatcggctgttacgaactataaagctcatgggttgtaattgattttatgttgacaagcaTAATGCACACAGATATAAGTAAAATTATCATCTAGGTGGGTATTAccagttgaaaggatcaagatgcccaagagggggtgaattgggctaattacaaatttctttgcaataaacaaatcctatggttagcccaattaactccttgtgcctagaaagtgtttctattgatctaacgcacaaaagtttagcaccctaagttccaatcctactctagcatgcaattctaggaatgtaaaagacaagtattgaattgctcaaagtaaatgcttaaagtaaagagaggagaaggaaagcggcgatgttttgtcgaggtattggagagttgccactccccactagtcctcattggagcacccgcgcaagggtgtatctcccccttgatccacgcaaggatcaagtgctctctatgggttgattctttgacactctgtcgtggcgaatcacccacaaccactcacaacttgagttgggtcacccacaagctccgccggatgatcaccaaactcccaatcaccaccaagccgtctaggtgatggcgatcaccaagagtaataagcacaaactctcacttaaccatgacaagcctaatgagaagggtggatgcacactttgctactcttgcttcattaatgagggctctctttgggattctcaaatctcaatcacctcactaggaccttactcttcttggcactctcaaacgtgtCTCTTAGCTATTAGAAtcagcaaaagtacccccacacatgagtggaggtgatatttataacaccgactgaaaaataaaccattatgtgcctctgcggggtgaccggacgctccagtcatgttgaccagatgctctgatcagtacaccccgaactctagtggttaagtgttgaccggacgtgtctggtcatgttttaccctcactagaaccttagtgatgtcttgctgagcagcgtccggtcagtagccagaacctgatcagcatctggtcagcattgaccagacgtgtccgataaggattctccctctctaggaccttactagagtcaacTGGACGCTAGtcctcagtgtccagtcacttcaactctcagtgtccggtcacgctagatgatttcaccttggtcaaatgaactgaccggaccctaagccaATGTCCGATCAAATcggagccaacgtccggtcagtatttgaccctccattcactttcaactctcgatcatatgtgaatgaagtttgctccattggatctaagggttgtcttggagctacctagtgctagttttaacaagtgtgcaccacacctaactcactagactcacctaggtcaagctacccatccataccccccttaatagtatgaccaaaggaaaaacaaagtcctaagctactctaagtgtctcttcaactccaatcgacacttagaactagtccatccttaaccttgtcgtccatcctttgaaaactgaaatgatttccatcataggggcatgaccaccatgattgcccaattgatctccattaccgtgacataacttaattgcctctgcaaaacacacattagtcacagtaatcacgtattgtcattaatcaccaaaacccaactaggggcctagatgctttcaatctccccctttttggtgattgatgacaatactacctcaagtatgtgaaagagatgagggttttaacatgcttggttcatataagcttttaacaATAAGAATAAAAGTGtttggcaagcttatatgacccaagccaacatgatatactcaaaagatatgaaataagcatgagtacaagtaatgaagctcatttgcatcggagtaaaacatggaagcaaagcaaatgagcatagcacaagtgatatgacatataaagaattcaaagtagagagcacacatgtcatatatcacgatcacgtagatatcactatcacataaatatagtagtaaacatgaatgcataatgtatcacacaaataaaaactccaaatgtaatagataagctaatataataactaagctccccctagatatgtcgttCCCCTTAAGGCTAACATacttgaaccctctccccctttggcgtcaaacagcaaaacctaagggttagtcggcggggctacagcagacgagtcgggcgctgaggtacaaggagcaagctagaactggttaccatcatcatctgatcctgagctctgagctgtctgaccctctatagctagtagTGAAGCTAAAGCAGTCTAGGTTGGATCAGGAACTAGAGCTGTTGTAGGCTATGCTGGCATAactgaagcagctggctctgatgatgccactaaggaagggagcgtctctatagtctcggtaataggtgcaactatagaaggacctaggacttgtagatatggaggagtaggatgccctgtcaactcactgaaggaagcaccaaggctcctagagactaaagtgtctggcactagcagcgacgatgtctgagccagtgtgaagcccgtctaaagaggtgtgaaatgcggggctatcactggcgaagcaaaccactaggaaaCCTACTTTGTAGGTGAAGCATACTATGCttgtggttgtccctgactctaaagcccactaggctgtaatgttggagtcatcgaagtggtggcaggctgaccaagctagggtgaaggctgtggcagtggagctccaatcgctgtcactacatgtTGCATGAATCCGAGAAGCTACTGTTGTATGAGAAGCTGCTGCTAATGCAtggcctactactgctgctgtaGAGCCAATGTCTGCTACTGAATAGCTAGCTGTtgtcgctagaactcatcctgctgagtctggaactgagcaaatgtagcagctgtctcctgagcctagcctgcctggtcctgcctcatccactcaagtatagcaaggagagcgagGTCTATCTACGGGGCAGGTGGTGCTAAACTAGAGCtatcggcctcatggtcatgtcatcgtggaggcatctgaggaatgggcTAGTagtcactagggtcgctcatgACCAttccctcctgctgagcaagctcctcctctatagctacaatacccctaataatatcatcctactgggctgtagactctggcacatcgggaCAATGGCATGGCTGGCTAGGTGCCTATGGCATGCTGTGATGGATCAtctaagtcatgttgtatgcaggaaattttattgtagcaccactgtactcagcaagcatctctggtggcctcacagtaactgccctgtgaataagaaaAGTGATCTAGTGGGCATATTGTAGCTACCtacgacctctgaagccctctacaatagtgtcctccatctctgacagaagaagatcctagatgtcaaacactgtctgctgcatcagagagttgataagccacaactgtatgtgagtcaagccctcgcgataccccatcctcagaagcaatgtcctcctcatgatagcctcaagcACGTGAGCagtaggagtaagatcattagGGTTCCTACGCgatccctcaccaaagggctctgtgaagcagtggcgaaccaagtctgtagggggcaccatactgccatgagggcatctaggaggcgttgtttgtccatagcaaacctcatgtaacctgataggctactcctgaagcctgagtatctccctaaccctagtgctcatcaaccggtagtctctgcctctaaatgcaaagtgaatatagttatgttgtgggtcaatccagagagaagcatagaactaatgaacccaagatggaacatataatctagTCCATCCAATCAAGTCTATCAGCCccagcagatatgcaaggtaggggtgaatgtgctctctagctgctgcaactatagactcaatgttgcacaccctctatgatctgaatactgctccactattaagataggcattatagaaatcctcctacaagggtgtatagaatccctctgatgctctctcatccctcctaggtggaaaccacacctcaaaatccatgaacctcagctgctacacctgcttggccatggtggccctcaag harbors:
- the LOC136515561 gene encoding uncharacterized protein, with the protein product MEMEIQQRKKFGELEAKMENLKVKEVALKANKSNKAFISSKPKRSRSNKVETVDSSSDSSDDEDDEMSSSEIGDVALFMSKYKKGLKREGYKFLKRRFPNKQKRKCYNCGSMEHFIADCPYENKEDKKDKKKHYKKDDKTQHKKKNYLGQAPIGHEWDSNDDSSSEEETKKVATIAIKKHSSSPKLFTNLTDDERSTLFCLIGKEEKVKPKSKPKPSPPPSNESNIDSSDESRDDQCFLKW